The Megalopta genalis isolate 19385.01 chromosome 9, iyMegGena1_principal, whole genome shotgun sequence genome includes a window with the following:
- the LOC117220725 gene encoding protein ABHD18 isoform X4, whose protein sequence is MPPSRLDAVYRSILLTKFFTKGWGSPQNLKRIFEFRKVVANREKCYNLIPRDYPINITKDEEWSDCHIIEGCFQSPFDKHLPGIMPNETITAHFQLVLPRRWHSHKTKPICLHLAGTGDHFFWRRRNLIAKPLLKESGIGSLLLENPFYGSRKPQNQTRSSLHNVCDIFIMGGCLIMESLVLLNWCEQQGFGPLGLTGLSMGGHMASLAATNWPKPIPLVPCLSWSTASPVFTQGVMSASINWTLLENQFYSNELYQNDLAKMVRVVGEEDAFLAGQHFAQHYSASMERVIELEGTSENANQNSDTSKNNQTVIENKLKNGCDTKIEDNNLKKQAAEGKTATKIFPLNLISDRFKFKDSNALKGVCLLPVSRHPLFSDYKWREREALQFMCGIMDECTHLKNFEVPVDTELIIAVCARDDAYVPRDNCMSLEKIWPGVEIRYINAGHITAYLLHQKVFRSTIMEAFQRSLKK, encoded by the exons ATGCCACCTAGCCGGTTGGACGCCGTTTATAGGAGCATCCTACTCACAAAATTCTTCACAAAGGGTTGGGGCAGTCCTCAGAATTTGAAAAG GATTTTTGAATTCAGAAAAGTTGTTGCCAACAGAGAGAAATGTTACAATCTTATCCCCCGTGATTACCCAATCAATATTACTAAG GATGAGGAATGGTCGGACTGTCACATAATAGAAGGTTGTTTTCAAAGTCCTTTTGATAAACACCTTCCTGGCATTATGCCAAATGAAACAATAACTGCACATTTTCAATTGGTTTTACCACGTAGATGGCACTCCCACAAAACAAAACCTATTTGTTTACACCTTGCTGGCACAGGAGACCAT TTTTTTTGGAGAAGGAGAAACTTGATTGCTAAACCACTCCTCAAGGAATCTGGAATTGGGTCTTTATTGTTGGAAAATCCATTTTATGGGTCGCGAAAACCTCAGAATCAAAC ACGTTCTAGTTTACATAATGTATGTGATATCTTCATCATGGGAGGATGTTTAATAATGGAATCGCTTGTTTTATTAAATTGGTGCGAGCAGCAGGGCTTTGGGCCCTTGGGGTTAACAGGATTATCAATGGGCGGCCAT ATGGCTTCTTTAGCAGCTACAAACTGGCCAAAGCCCATACCGCTAGTTCCTTGTCTGTCATGGTCTACAGCATCACCAGTGTTCACTCAAGGAGTAATGAGTGCTTCAATTAACTGGACGCTCTTAGAAAACCAATTCTATTCAAACGAACTTTATCAAAACGATCTCGCCAAGATGGTGAGGGTTGTAGGTGAGGAG GATGCGTTCCTAGCTGGTCAACATTTTGCTCAACATTATTCAGCAAGTATGGAACGGGTTATCGAATTGGAAGGAACATCTGAAAATGCTAATCAAAATTCAGATACGTCCAAGAACAATCAAACTGTGATTGAAAACAAGTTAAAGAATGGTTGTGATACTAAAATTGAAGACAATAATCTGAAGAAGCAAGCCGCAGAAGGGAAAACAGCGACTAAAATATTCCCTTTAAATCTCATCTCTGAcagatttaaatttaaagaTTCAAACGCTCTCAAAG GAGTTTGTTTATTGCCAGTGTCGAGGCATCCATTATTTTCGGACTATAAGTGGCGCGAACGAGAAGCTTTACAATTCATGTGCGGAATAATGGACGAGTGTACGCACTTGAAAAATTTCGAAGTACCTGTTGATACTGAACTTATTATCGCTGTGTGCGCAAGGGATGATGCATATGTGCCTCGCGACAATTGCATGAGCTTAGAGAAAATCTGGCCAGGTGTTGAGATTCGTTACATCAATGCAGGACATATAACTGCGTATTTGCTGCATCAAAAAGTGTTCAG ATCTACCATAATGGAAGCATTTCAGCGATCTCTCAAGAA ATAA
- the LOC117220725 gene encoding protein ABHD18 isoform X2 — translation MPPSRLDAVYRSILLTKFFTKGWGSPQNLKRIFEFRKVVANREKCYNLIPRDYPINITKDEEWSDCHIIEGCFQSPFDKHLPGIMPNETITAHFQLVLPRRWHSHKTKPICLHLAGTGDHFFWRRRNLIAKPLLKESGIGSLLLENPFYGSRKPQNQTRSSLHNVCDIFIMGGCLIMESLVLLNWCEQQGFGPLGLTGLSMGGHMASLAATNWPKPIPLVPCLSWSTASPVFTQGVMSASINWTLLENQFYSNELYQNDLAKMVRVVGEEDAFLAGQHFAQHYSASMERVIELEGTSENANQNSDTSKNNQTVIENKLKNGCDTKIEDNNLKKQAAEGKTATKIFPLNLISDRFKFKDSNALKVSRHPLFSDYKWREREALQFMCGIMDECTHLKNFEVPVDTELIIAVCARDDAYVPRDNCMSLEKIWPGVEIRYINAGHITAYLLHQKVFRSTIMEAFQRSLKKYIISVTSYIWTIL, via the exons ATGCCACCTAGCCGGTTGGACGCCGTTTATAGGAGCATCCTACTCACAAAATTCTTCACAAAGGGTTGGGGCAGTCCTCAGAATTTGAAAAG GATTTTTGAATTCAGAAAAGTTGTTGCCAACAGAGAGAAATGTTACAATCTTATCCCCCGTGATTACCCAATCAATATTACTAAG GATGAGGAATGGTCGGACTGTCACATAATAGAAGGTTGTTTTCAAAGTCCTTTTGATAAACACCTTCCTGGCATTATGCCAAATGAAACAATAACTGCACATTTTCAATTGGTTTTACCACGTAGATGGCACTCCCACAAAACAAAACCTATTTGTTTACACCTTGCTGGCACAGGAGACCAT TTTTTTTGGAGAAGGAGAAACTTGATTGCTAAACCACTCCTCAAGGAATCTGGAATTGGGTCTTTATTGTTGGAAAATCCATTTTATGGGTCGCGAAAACCTCAGAATCAAAC ACGTTCTAGTTTACATAATGTATGTGATATCTTCATCATGGGAGGATGTTTAATAATGGAATCGCTTGTTTTATTAAATTGGTGCGAGCAGCAGGGCTTTGGGCCCTTGGGGTTAACAGGATTATCAATGGGCGGCCAT ATGGCTTCTTTAGCAGCTACAAACTGGCCAAAGCCCATACCGCTAGTTCCTTGTCTGTCATGGTCTACAGCATCACCAGTGTTCACTCAAGGAGTAATGAGTGCTTCAATTAACTGGACGCTCTTAGAAAACCAATTCTATTCAAACGAACTTTATCAAAACGATCTCGCCAAGATGGTGAGGGTTGTAGGTGAGGAG GATGCGTTCCTAGCTGGTCAACATTTTGCTCAACATTATTCAGCAAGTATGGAACGGGTTATCGAATTGGAAGGAACATCTGAAAATGCTAATCAAAATTCAGATACGTCCAAGAACAATCAAACTGTGATTGAAAACAAGTTAAAGAATGGTTGTGATACTAAAATTGAAGACAATAATCTGAAGAAGCAAGCCGCAGAAGGGAAAACAGCGACTAAAATATTCCCTTTAAATCTCATCTCTGAcagatttaaatttaaagaTTCAAACGCTCTCAAAG TGTCGAGGCATCCATTATTTTCGGACTATAAGTGGCGCGAACGAGAAGCTTTACAATTCATGTGCGGAATAATGGACGAGTGTACGCACTTGAAAAATTTCGAAGTACCTGTTGATACTGAACTTATTATCGCTGTGTGCGCAAGGGATGATGCATATGTGCCTCGCGACAATTGCATGAGCTTAGAGAAAATCTGGCCAGGTGTTGAGATTCGTTACATCAATGCAGGACATATAACTGCGTATTTGCTGCATCAAAAAGTGTTCAG ATCTACCATAATGGAAGCATTTCAGCGATCTCTCAAGAA ATATATAATTTCTGTTACGAGTTATATTTGGACAATCTTATAA
- the LOC117220725 gene encoding protein ABHD18 isoform X1, whose amino-acid sequence MPPSRLDAVYRSILLTKFFTKGWGSPQNLKRIFEFRKVVANREKCYNLIPRDYPINITKDEEWSDCHIIEGCFQSPFDKHLPGIMPNETITAHFQLVLPRRWHSHKTKPICLHLAGTGDHFFWRRRNLIAKPLLKESGIGSLLLENPFYGSRKPQNQTRSSLHNVCDIFIMGGCLIMESLVLLNWCEQQGFGPLGLTGLSMGGHMASLAATNWPKPIPLVPCLSWSTASPVFTQGVMSASINWTLLENQFYSNELYQNDLAKMVRVVGEEDAFLAGQHFAQHYSASMERVIELEGTSENANQNSDTSKNNQTVIENKLKNGCDTKIEDNNLKKQAAEGKTATKIFPLNLISDRFKFKDSNALKGVCLLPVSRHPLFSDYKWREREALQFMCGIMDECTHLKNFEVPVDTELIIAVCARDDAYVPRDNCMSLEKIWPGVEIRYINAGHITAYLLHQKVFRSTIMEAFQRSLKKYIISVTSYIWTIL is encoded by the exons ATGCCACCTAGCCGGTTGGACGCCGTTTATAGGAGCATCCTACTCACAAAATTCTTCACAAAGGGTTGGGGCAGTCCTCAGAATTTGAAAAG GATTTTTGAATTCAGAAAAGTTGTTGCCAACAGAGAGAAATGTTACAATCTTATCCCCCGTGATTACCCAATCAATATTACTAAG GATGAGGAATGGTCGGACTGTCACATAATAGAAGGTTGTTTTCAAAGTCCTTTTGATAAACACCTTCCTGGCATTATGCCAAATGAAACAATAACTGCACATTTTCAATTGGTTTTACCACGTAGATGGCACTCCCACAAAACAAAACCTATTTGTTTACACCTTGCTGGCACAGGAGACCAT TTTTTTTGGAGAAGGAGAAACTTGATTGCTAAACCACTCCTCAAGGAATCTGGAATTGGGTCTTTATTGTTGGAAAATCCATTTTATGGGTCGCGAAAACCTCAGAATCAAAC ACGTTCTAGTTTACATAATGTATGTGATATCTTCATCATGGGAGGATGTTTAATAATGGAATCGCTTGTTTTATTAAATTGGTGCGAGCAGCAGGGCTTTGGGCCCTTGGGGTTAACAGGATTATCAATGGGCGGCCAT ATGGCTTCTTTAGCAGCTACAAACTGGCCAAAGCCCATACCGCTAGTTCCTTGTCTGTCATGGTCTACAGCATCACCAGTGTTCACTCAAGGAGTAATGAGTGCTTCAATTAACTGGACGCTCTTAGAAAACCAATTCTATTCAAACGAACTTTATCAAAACGATCTCGCCAAGATGGTGAGGGTTGTAGGTGAGGAG GATGCGTTCCTAGCTGGTCAACATTTTGCTCAACATTATTCAGCAAGTATGGAACGGGTTATCGAATTGGAAGGAACATCTGAAAATGCTAATCAAAATTCAGATACGTCCAAGAACAATCAAACTGTGATTGAAAACAAGTTAAAGAATGGTTGTGATACTAAAATTGAAGACAATAATCTGAAGAAGCAAGCCGCAGAAGGGAAAACAGCGACTAAAATATTCCCTTTAAATCTCATCTCTGAcagatttaaatttaaagaTTCAAACGCTCTCAAAG GAGTTTGTTTATTGCCAGTGTCGAGGCATCCATTATTTTCGGACTATAAGTGGCGCGAACGAGAAGCTTTACAATTCATGTGCGGAATAATGGACGAGTGTACGCACTTGAAAAATTTCGAAGTACCTGTTGATACTGAACTTATTATCGCTGTGTGCGCAAGGGATGATGCATATGTGCCTCGCGACAATTGCATGAGCTTAGAGAAAATCTGGCCAGGTGTTGAGATTCGTTACATCAATGCAGGACATATAACTGCGTATTTGCTGCATCAAAAAGTGTTCAG ATCTACCATAATGGAAGCATTTCAGCGATCTCTCAAGAA ATATATAATTTCTGTTACGAGTTATATTTGGACAATCTTATAA
- the LOC117220725 gene encoding protein ABHD18 isoform X3, with amino-acid sequence MPPSRLDAVYRSILLTKFFTKGWGSPQNLKRIFEFRKVVANREKCYNLIPRDYPINITKDEEWSDCHIIEGCFQSPFDKHLPGIMPNETITAHFQLVLPRRWHSHKTKPICLHLAGTGDHFFWRRRNLIAKPLLKESGIGSLLLENPFYGSRKPQNQTRSSLHNVCDIFIMGGCLIMESLVLLNWCEQQGFGPLGLTGLSMGGHMASLAATNWPKPIPLVPCLSWSTASPVFTQGVMSASINWTLLENQFYSNELYQNDLAKMVRVVGEEDAFLAGQHFAQHYSASMERVIELEGTSENANQNSDTSKNNQTVIENKLKNGCDTKIEDNNLKKQAAEGKTATKIFPLNLISDRFKFKDSNALKGVCLLPVSRHPLFSDYKWREREALQFMCGIMDECTHLKNFEVPVDTELIIAVCARDDAYVPRDNCMSLEKIWPGVEIRYINAGHITAYLLHQKVFRSTIMEAFQRSLKKYPLQFI; translated from the exons ATGCCACCTAGCCGGTTGGACGCCGTTTATAGGAGCATCCTACTCACAAAATTCTTCACAAAGGGTTGGGGCAGTCCTCAGAATTTGAAAAG GATTTTTGAATTCAGAAAAGTTGTTGCCAACAGAGAGAAATGTTACAATCTTATCCCCCGTGATTACCCAATCAATATTACTAAG GATGAGGAATGGTCGGACTGTCACATAATAGAAGGTTGTTTTCAAAGTCCTTTTGATAAACACCTTCCTGGCATTATGCCAAATGAAACAATAACTGCACATTTTCAATTGGTTTTACCACGTAGATGGCACTCCCACAAAACAAAACCTATTTGTTTACACCTTGCTGGCACAGGAGACCAT TTTTTTTGGAGAAGGAGAAACTTGATTGCTAAACCACTCCTCAAGGAATCTGGAATTGGGTCTTTATTGTTGGAAAATCCATTTTATGGGTCGCGAAAACCTCAGAATCAAAC ACGTTCTAGTTTACATAATGTATGTGATATCTTCATCATGGGAGGATGTTTAATAATGGAATCGCTTGTTTTATTAAATTGGTGCGAGCAGCAGGGCTTTGGGCCCTTGGGGTTAACAGGATTATCAATGGGCGGCCAT ATGGCTTCTTTAGCAGCTACAAACTGGCCAAAGCCCATACCGCTAGTTCCTTGTCTGTCATGGTCTACAGCATCACCAGTGTTCACTCAAGGAGTAATGAGTGCTTCAATTAACTGGACGCTCTTAGAAAACCAATTCTATTCAAACGAACTTTATCAAAACGATCTCGCCAAGATGGTGAGGGTTGTAGGTGAGGAG GATGCGTTCCTAGCTGGTCAACATTTTGCTCAACATTATTCAGCAAGTATGGAACGGGTTATCGAATTGGAAGGAACATCTGAAAATGCTAATCAAAATTCAGATACGTCCAAGAACAATCAAACTGTGATTGAAAACAAGTTAAAGAATGGTTGTGATACTAAAATTGAAGACAATAATCTGAAGAAGCAAGCCGCAGAAGGGAAAACAGCGACTAAAATATTCCCTTTAAATCTCATCTCTGAcagatttaaatttaaagaTTCAAACGCTCTCAAAG GAGTTTGTTTATTGCCAGTGTCGAGGCATCCATTATTTTCGGACTATAAGTGGCGCGAACGAGAAGCTTTACAATTCATGTGCGGAATAATGGACGAGTGTACGCACTTGAAAAATTTCGAAGTACCTGTTGATACTGAACTTATTATCGCTGTGTGCGCAAGGGATGATGCATATGTGCCTCGCGACAATTGCATGAGCTTAGAGAAAATCTGGCCAGGTGTTGAGATTCGTTACATCAATGCAGGACATATAACTGCGTATTTGCTGCATCAAAAAGTGTTCAG ATCTACCATAATGGAAGCATTTCAGCGATCTCTCAAGAAGTATCCTTTACAATTCATTTGA
- the LOC117220725 gene encoding protein ABHD18 isoform X5 — translation MPPSRLDAVYRSILLTKFFTKGWGSPQNLKRIFEFRKVVANREKCYNLIPRDYPINITKDEEWSDCHIIEGCFQSPFDKHLPGIMPNETITAHFQLVLPRRWHSHKTKPICLHLAGTGDHFFWRRRNLIAKPLLKESGIGSLLLENPFYGSRKPQNQTRSSLHNVCDIFIMGGCLIMESLVLLNWCEQQGFGPLGLTGLSMGGHMASLAATNWPKPIPLVPCLSWSTASPVFTQGVMSASINWTLLENQFYSNELYQNDLAKMVRVVGEEDAFLAGQHFAQHYSASMERVIELEGTSENANQNSDTSKNNQTVIENKLKNGCDTKIEDNNLKKQAAEGKTATKIFPLNLISDRFKFKDSNALKVQTCRFTYCIVINYIVQCRGIHYFRTISGANEKLYNSCAE, via the exons ATGCCACCTAGCCGGTTGGACGCCGTTTATAGGAGCATCCTACTCACAAAATTCTTCACAAAGGGTTGGGGCAGTCCTCAGAATTTGAAAAG GATTTTTGAATTCAGAAAAGTTGTTGCCAACAGAGAGAAATGTTACAATCTTATCCCCCGTGATTACCCAATCAATATTACTAAG GATGAGGAATGGTCGGACTGTCACATAATAGAAGGTTGTTTTCAAAGTCCTTTTGATAAACACCTTCCTGGCATTATGCCAAATGAAACAATAACTGCACATTTTCAATTGGTTTTACCACGTAGATGGCACTCCCACAAAACAAAACCTATTTGTTTACACCTTGCTGGCACAGGAGACCAT TTTTTTTGGAGAAGGAGAAACTTGATTGCTAAACCACTCCTCAAGGAATCTGGAATTGGGTCTTTATTGTTGGAAAATCCATTTTATGGGTCGCGAAAACCTCAGAATCAAAC ACGTTCTAGTTTACATAATGTATGTGATATCTTCATCATGGGAGGATGTTTAATAATGGAATCGCTTGTTTTATTAAATTGGTGCGAGCAGCAGGGCTTTGGGCCCTTGGGGTTAACAGGATTATCAATGGGCGGCCAT ATGGCTTCTTTAGCAGCTACAAACTGGCCAAAGCCCATACCGCTAGTTCCTTGTCTGTCATGGTCTACAGCATCACCAGTGTTCACTCAAGGAGTAATGAGTGCTTCAATTAACTGGACGCTCTTAGAAAACCAATTCTATTCAAACGAACTTTATCAAAACGATCTCGCCAAGATGGTGAGGGTTGTAGGTGAGGAG GATGCGTTCCTAGCTGGTCAACATTTTGCTCAACATTATTCAGCAAGTATGGAACGGGTTATCGAATTGGAAGGAACATCTGAAAATGCTAATCAAAATTCAGATACGTCCAAGAACAATCAAACTGTGATTGAAAACAAGTTAAAGAATGGTTGTGATACTAAAATTGAAGACAATAATCTGAAGAAGCAAGCCGCAGAAGGGAAAACAGCGACTAAAATATTCCCTTTAAATCTCATCTCTGAcagatttaaatttaaagaTTCAAACGCTCTCAAAG TACAAACGTGTAGATTCACGTATTGTATTGTTATAAACTACATAGTTCAG TGTCGAGGCATCCATTATTTTCGGACTATAAGTGGCGCGAACGAGAAGCTTTACAATTCATGTGCGGAATAA
- the LOC117220752 gene encoding uncharacterized protein LOC117220752 produces the protein MFAIQNIVRRAPQISKVVVNQRRNIVAVPPRCKVPIGEFMVHAAFMWLSMMGIPLYIACNVTKYSAAKGSD, from the exons ATGTTCGCTATCCAGAACATTGTTAGGCGAGCTCCGCAAATATCCAAAGTCGTTGTGAATCAACGCAGAAATATTGTTGCTGTACCACCCAGATGCAAAGTACCTATTGGC GAGTTCATGGTTCACGCAGCATTTATGTGGTTGTCCATGATGGGAATACCACTGTACATTGCGTGTAATGTAACGAAGTACAGTGCCGCAAAGGGTTCAGACTAA